The Bacilli bacterium genome contains the following window.
CATGCCGCTCCAGATGAAAATTCGCGATTGTCTGCAATTTATGGGTGATTTTTACCGCAATTGGAACCATGTGCGCGCGGAAGAACTGCTTGCGTTTTTCAAGCTGGATGAGCGGGATCGTTTGGCGGAACTTTCCCGGGGGAATGCGGCTAAAATCAACTTGCTGCTCGGATTGTCCGTCGATGCGGATTATCTGTTGATGGACGAACCGTTTTCCGGAATCGATATGTTCAGCAGGGAACAAATTGCGAAAGTGTTTACCGGCAGTCTGATCGAGGATCGCGGCGTGATCATCACCACCCACGAGATTAATGATATTGAGCATTTACTGGATAAAGCCGTACTGTTCGAGCAAGGTAAAGTGC
Protein-coding sequences here:
- a CDS encoding ABC transporter ATP-binding protein; the protein is MIEVRNVIKKYGRKKVLNGVSFTAEKGQITCLIGVNGVGKTTIMKAIMGLTPINGGEILIDQKPLNHAMYERIVFIPDTIAMPLQMKIRDCLQFMGDFYRNWNHVRAEELLAFFKLDERDRLAELSRGNAAKINLLLGLSVDADYLLMDEPFSGIDMFSREQIAKVFTGSLIEDRGVIITTHEINDIEHLLDKAVLFEQGKVLKEFGTEEMRLSAGKSVVDVMREVYQA